One Tolypothrix bouteillei VB521301 DNA window includes the following coding sequences:
- the cruF gene encoding gamma-carotene 1'-hydroxylase CruF — translation MRQLVITERICLIGHISAKVFGLIGILLVIPHAEVILNLGGGVGQTAMQLSMADGGVVDIIFGTIAVSIFASRVLGWRNWLLFMIPALLISVGSELLGTSTGFPFGYYSYLSGLGYKIAGLVPFTIPLSWFYVGLSAYLLARAGLKVAEKPSLGRQIAAVLLGALLFTSWDFALEPAMSQTAFPFWYWEQPGAFFGTPYQNYAGWFGTSALFMSVAALLWRNTPVKLERSQLTVPIIVYLSNFIFAAGLSLGAGYFIPVSLGLGLGVVPAVALWLSATAIDNLKVTSPTASAEVSIANVKVAVK, via the coding sequence ATGAGACAATTGGTTATCACTGAGCGTATATGCCTGATCGGTCATATTTCAGCCAAGGTTTTTGGGCTGATAGGTATTCTATTGGTTATACCTCATGCCGAGGTTATTCTGAACTTGGGAGGGGGCGTTGGACAGACAGCTATGCAGTTAAGTATGGCTGATGGTGGTGTGGTAGACATCATTTTTGGGACAATAGCTGTCTCAATTTTTGCCTCGCGAGTCTTGGGGTGGCGCAATTGGCTGTTATTTATGATTCCGGCTCTGTTGATATCGGTAGGGAGTGAGTTATTGGGAACCAGTACGGGGTTTCCTTTTGGCTACTACAGTTATCTGAGTGGATTGGGTTATAAAATAGCGGGGCTTGTGCCGTTTACAATTCCCTTATCTTGGTTCTACGTAGGTTTGTCTGCCTACCTTCTGGCTCGTGCAGGGCTGAAAGTGGCTGAAAAGCCCTCTTTAGGTCGTCAAATTGCCGCAGTACTTCTTGGGGCTTTACTGTTTACGAGTTGGGATTTTGCGTTGGAACCCGCTATGAGTCAAACAGCCTTTCCTTTCTGGTATTGGGAACAACCAGGCGCGTTCTTTGGCACACCTTATCAAAACTACGCTGGTTGGTTCGGCACCAGTGCCTTGTTTATGAGTGTAGCAGCACTGTTGTGGAGAAACACACCCGTTAAATTAGAGCGATCGCAACTCACCGTGCCAATTATTGTATACTTGAGCAACTTTATCTTTGCTGCCGGACTCAGCTTGGGGGCTGGGTATTTTATACCAGTTTCCTTGGGATTGGGACTTGGGGTTGTTCCTGCTGTTGCACTTTGGTTGTCTGCAACTGCGATCGACAATCTCAAGGTTACATCTCCCACAGCCTCTGCTGAAGTTTCAATAGCAAATGTTAAGGTTGCTGTCAAGTAG
- a CDS encoding protochlorophyllide reductase — MEQHRKSTVIITGASSGIGLQAAKVLSQSGQWHVVMACRDCSKAQKAAQSVGMSQDSYTILHLDLASLESVRQFVKNFRASGRSLDALVCNAAIYMPLLKEPKRSPEGYELSVATNHLGHFLLCNLFLEDLKNSPSSEPRLVILGTVTHNPKELGGKIPPRPDLGDLKGFAEGFKEPISMIDGKKFNSVKAYKDSKVCNILTMRELHQRYHKSHGITFSSLYPGCVATSALFRDHYPLFQKLFPVFQKNITGGFVSEEEAGKRVAEVVTSPAYSQSGAYWSWGNRQKKDGKSFVQEVSPEASDEEKSQRLWELSAKLVGLA; from the coding sequence ATGGAACAACATCGGAAGTCAACGGTCATAATTACGGGTGCCTCCTCCGGAATCGGTTTGCAAGCTGCAAAAGTTCTTTCCCAATCCGGGCAATGGCATGTGGTGATGGCTTGCCGGGATTGCTCCAAGGCACAAAAAGCTGCCCAATCTGTGGGTATGTCTCAAGATAGCTACACAATTTTGCACTTGGACTTAGCATCCTTAGAAAGTGTTAGGCAATTTGTGAAGAACTTCAGGGCAAGCGGAAGGTCTTTAGATGCGTTGGTATGCAACGCGGCTATTTATATGCCTTTATTAAAGGAACCGAAGCGAAGCCCAGAAGGATATGAATTGAGCGTTGCTACAAATCACTTGGGCCATTTCCTCTTGTGTAACCTCTTCTTAGAAGATTTAAAAAATTCTCCATCTTCGGAACCAAGGTTAGTGATTTTGGGAACTGTAACACACAATCCCAAAGAGTTGGGAGGAAAGATTCCCCCACGTCCGGACTTAGGCGATCTTAAGGGTTTTGCAGAGGGATTTAAAGAGCCAATTTCAATGATTGATGGTAAAAAGTTTAACTCTGTCAAGGCTTACAAAGACAGTAAGGTTTGTAACATCCTGACTATGAGAGAATTGCACCAACGATATCATAAGTCACACGGCATCACTTTCAGTTCCCTCTATCCTGGGTGCGTTGCAACATCGGCACTTTTCCGGGACCACTATCCCTTATTTCAAAAACTTTTCCCAGTTTTTCAGAAGAATATTACTGGGGGTTTTGTATCTGAAGAGGAAGCAGGTAAGAGGGTTGCAGAAGTCGTGACCTCTCCTGCATACAGTCAATCTGGTGCTTATTGGAGTTGGGGAAATCGACAAAAGAAAGATGGCAAGTCTTTTGTTCAAGAAGTTTCTCCGGAAGCAAGCGATGAAGAGAAATCGCAACGTCTGTGGGAACTGAGTGCAAAGTTGGTTGGGCTGGCATGA
- a CDS encoding methyltransferase codes for MLQQEKPQALQNTPAQAAMLQMITGSWLARSIYAAAKLGIADLLKESPKSCEELANAVFVRPKPLYRLLRALASVGVFAEEQQGYFTLTPLATCLISDRPGSLRSLAMMLGSTEFHQAWGDILYSLQTEKSAFEHLYGMSLFQYYTQNAETARIFDEAMTAFSTTEIAGVIANYDFSKIHKLVDIGGGQGLLIASILKAYPAMEGILFDLPSVIASSKNFIEIEEIKDRCSVVEGNFFELVPSGGDAYILKRIVHDWDDESAVAILNNCHCAMQEKGKLLLVEMVIPPGNEPFFGKFLDLELMTVFGGRERTEKEYRELLEAAGFQLTGIIPTGSYVSVIEGVKM; via the coding sequence ATGCTTCAGCAAGAAAAACCTCAAGCCTTACAGAACACCCCCGCACAAGCAGCAATGCTACAAATGATTACTGGCTCTTGGCTCGCTCGGTCAATCTACGCCGCAGCTAAGTTAGGGATCGCCGATCTCTTAAAAGAGAGTCCCAAGAGTTGCGAGGAATTGGCAAACGCTGTTTTCGTCAGACCCAAACCCCTTTACCGTCTCCTACGTGCTCTTGCGAGTGTGGGAGTGTTTGCTGAAGAACAGCAGGGTTATTTTACCCTGACTCCTCTGGCAACTTGTTTGATAAGCGATCGCCCAGGCTCATTGCGTAGTCTAGCAATGATGCTTGGTAGCACTGAATTCCACCAGGCTTGGGGAGATATCCTTTACAGTTTGCAGACTGAGAAGAGCGCTTTTGAGCATTTATACGGAATGTCACTGTTCCAATACTATACCCAGAACGCAGAAACAGCAAGAATTTTTGATGAGGCGATGACTGCTTTTTCAACAACAGAAATTGCTGGAGTCATTGCCAATTATGACTTTTCCAAAATACACAAGCTGGTTGACATTGGTGGCGGGCAGGGGCTTTTGATAGCCTCTATCTTAAAAGCTTACCCAGCAATGGAAGGTATTCTTTTCGATCTCCCGTCGGTTATTGCAAGTAGCAAGAATTTTATTGAGATAGAGGAAATAAAAGATCGTTGCTCCGTTGTTGAAGGAAATTTCTTTGAGTTAGTACCAAGCGGTGGTGATGCCTATATTCTCAAGAGAATCGTTCACGATTGGGATGATGAAAGCGCAGTTGCTATTCTCAACAATTGTCACTGCGCTATGCAAGAGAAGGGAAAACTTTTACTCGTAGAGATGGTGATTCCACCTGGCAATGAACCTTTCTTTGGCAAGTTTCTTGACCTGGAGTTAATGACAGTGTTTGGCGGTCGCGAACGCACGGAAAAAGAATATCGAGAACTGCTTGAGGCTGCTGGCTTCCAATTGACTGGAATTATTCCTACAGGGTCATACGTGAGTGTGATTGAGGGAGTTAAGATGTAG